The sequence below is a genomic window from Bradyrhizobium septentrionale.
ATCCTGTGCGTTTACGGCGACCTGATGCGCGTGCCCGGGTCGCAAGGACAGTCATTGCTGGGAGCCAAGGCGCTAGGCGCTGACATTCGGATGGTTTACTCGACGATCGACGCTATTCGGCTCGCCGAACAGGCGCCGAGCCGGGACGTGGTCTTCTTTGCCATTGGATTTGAGACTACGACGCCACCGACGGCGGTGATGATCCGGATTGCCGAGAAGAAGCGGCTGAAGAGCCTCAGCGTGTTCTGCAACCACGTGCTTACACCGTCCGCCATGCACAGCATTCTCGAGAACCCGAAGATCCGCAATATCGGCGGGGGCGCAATTGATGGCTTCGTCGGGCCTGCACATGTCAGCACCATCATCGGTACGCGACCTTACGAACCTCTGGCAGAACAATTCGGTAAGCCGATCGTGATCGCGGGATTTGAACCGCTCGACGTCATGCAGGCGATCCTGATGCTGGTGCGGCAAGTGAACGAAGGCCGCTGCGGCGTGGAAAATCAATACAGCCGTGCGGTTACGCGCGAAGGCAATCAGCGCGCCAAGGACGAGGTCTCGCAGATATTCGAACTGCGTGAGCAGTTCGAATGGCGTGGACTTGGACTCGTACCCAAAAGCGGACTGAAGCTGAAGCGGGCATACGCGAGATTTGACGCCGAGGCGCGTTTTGCGATGCACGAACTGCGTGTCGCTGACAATCCAGCGTGCGAGTGCTGCGCAATTCTGCGCGGCGCCAAGCGGCCGGTCGACTGCAAGCTGTTTGGAACTGCTTGCACGCCGGAAAATCCCATAGGAGCCTGCATGGTCTCATCGGAGGGCGCTTGCGCCGCGTATTGGACGTATGGCCGAGTTCGCGATGATCAGCTGGGACGGTTGTCATGAGCGTAAAGGCCAATCAACGCAGACTTGATGTCGAGAACGGACGCATTGATCTTTCTCACGGGTCCGGGGGCCGTGCCATGGCGCAGCTAATCTCGGACATTTTTCACCGAGCCTTCGGTAACGAATGGCTCGCCCGCTGCAATGATCAATCGGCGTTTGATGTTGCAACAGGCAGAATGGTGATGACGACGGACGGCTATGTGGTTTCACCGCTGTTCTTTCCTGGCGGCAATATCGGGTCACTCGCTGTGAACGGCACGATCAATGATGTCGCTATGGCCGGCGCGCGTCCGCTCTATCTATCGGCTAGCTTTATCATCGAGGAGGGGTTCCGATTTTCGGATCTGCAAACGATTGCGGATTCGATGGGCGTAGCGGCGCGCGACGCCGGCGTTCCTGGCCGATGCGCTCGATCTCTCGGCCGACAAGGCAAGGGTTGGCGACCGTGTCCTGGTGTCCGGTAGCCTCGGCGATCATGGGGTGGCGATCATGTCAAGGCGCCAGAACGTCGCCTTTCAAATCGAGATCGGCTCGGAATCAGCCGCGCTGCACGACCTCGTAGCCGTCATGGTTGCGGCCGGTGGCAGCGGTATCCGGGTGATGCGTGACCCCACGCGTGGCGGCCTTGCCGCCTCGCTCAACGAGATTGCGCATCAATCGGGCCTCGGCTTCCGTCTGCAGGAAGCCGCCATTCCTGTGAAGCCTGCGGTTGCGGCGACCTGCGAACTCCTTGGGCTTGATCCGATCCATGTCGCTAACGAGGGCAAGCTCGTTGCGATCGTCGCGCCTGATTCTGCTGATGCTGTGCTTGCAGCCATGAAGGCGCATCCGCTCGGGTGCGATGCAGCTGATATTGGAGAGGCGGTAGCTGACGATCACAAGTTTGTGCAGATGGCGACCAGTTTCGGTGGCGGACGAGTTGTCGATTGGCTGTCGGGCGAACAATTGCCTCGGATCTGTTGAACATGTCACGCCCAACTGCGGCGGGCATGAGGGGGCACGCATCAGCGGTTATTAGCCATTCAAAAAAATGAGCTAAAGTCTACGACCTGCCCAGCTGGCGGACTGTGATGCTCGCTCTTCCAGAAATTCGGCAAGGCTGGATTTTCATTTGTGGCATTCCCAAGCCGCGAACCCAGTCCCAAGCGTTTTATTCATGCGCCATCCGTCGCACACCCAAAGTCGTTGCTCCCCACTTGACACTTCGAGGTTAAGGTGAGGCGAAAGGCGCTCTTACGAGGCTCTTTACAGCGCCTTGGCTCAAGTCGCGCCGCTTAGTTTGTAGCCTAGTGTCGCACAAGAGCAGCTTAGAAATAAGAGATCATCGATCTGCTCCCCTGAATCTCGGCGGCTTAGGAGAAGGCACTGACACCGAGGTCCGTGCATTCGCCGACCTCGTGCATAGCCAACGCGTGATTCGCAGGTAATGAGATGAGAATAGGTTTGGTCCAGAGCGGAAGGACCCTGTCATCGCGGCGAAGGTAGTTCTGTAGACGTTTTCAAGACGCCCACGGATCCGTTATATGATTTTTTCAGCGCGGGTGCCATTGCGGTCGAGAGCCTGTTTGAGCTGCTGCCGGTTTGATGGACACCGAGATTAGGTGTTTCATGAAGCCGGAGGTGGCGATGAAAAGACGGAAGTTCAGCCGCGAGTTCAAGGTCGAGGCGGTCAAGCTGGTGCGGCAACGTGGGGTGTCGGTGGCGCAAGCTGGCCGTGACCTGGATGTTCATGAGAATGTTCTCCGCAAATGGGTGAAGGAGTTGGGCTCCGACCCGGCGCAAGCCTTTCCCGGCCACGGGCAGATGAAGCCGGAGCAGCAGGAGATCGAGCGGCTGCGCCGTGAGGTCGCCAAGCTGAAGGCCGAGCGGGATATCCTAAAAAACTGTCCAGCGCCGTGGCGTGCCTGCGCGGGGTAGAAACAGCCTTGTGCTATCGTCTGAGGCCGGGAGGGTAGCGGCCGTCAGCTTATTGGAGGCACTGTCCCCGTTAAAAAACGTGGTCCATGGGTGCATGCGGACTTGAGAGTGGTGACGGCGCTCCGGCGGCGATCCCGATTAGGAAGATGACAAATTGGCATAACCCAGACCCTCCTGCCCATGATTGGACGGAGGACCCGCAATGCTCAAGACGACAACTGCAGATCGCCCGGAATTGAAGCCAGTCAACGTCGGGGCGGCTGCCATCGACATCGGATCAAAGATGCACATGGCCGCCGTGAACCCGGCCTGCACCGATGTCCCAGTGCGCACGTTCAGCACGTTCACACAGGACCTGCATAGTCTGGCGGACTGGTTCAAGACATGCGGTGTGACCAGCGTCGCGATGGAATCCACTGGCGTCTATTGGATCCCGGTCTACGAGATTCTGGAGCAGCGCGGGTTCGAGGTCATTCTGGTCAACGCGCGGTATGCCAAGAATGTGCCCGGGCGCAAGACCGATGTCAGCGATGCTGCGTGGTTACGCCAGCTTCATTCCTATGGGCTGTTACGCGGCAGCTTCCGTCCCGATGCCGAGATTGCGACCCTGCGCGCTTATCTGCGCCAGCGGGAGCGGCTGGTTGAATATGCTGCCGCCCATATCCAGCACATGCAGAAGGCTCTGATGGAGATGAACCTGCAGCTCCATCATGTCGTCTCGGATATCACCGGAGCGACTGGTATGCGGATTATCCGAGCCATTGTTGCAGGCGAGCGCAATCCCGACGTTCTGGCAACCTATCGAGACGTGCGCTGCCATTCTTCAACGGAGACGATCCGCGCGGCGCTGATCGGCAACGACCGGGAGGAACATGTCTTCGCTCTGACCCAATCGCTGGAACTCTACGACATCTACCAGGCGAAGATGCTGGACTGCGACCGCAAGCTCGAAGTCTTGATCGCCGCGCTTAGCAACAGAGAAGCAAAGCCGGTCGGAAAGCTATCCCAGCCACGCGTAAAGACCAAGCAGGTCAACACACCCACCTTCGATGTCAGGACCGCGCTGTACGGTGTGCTCGGCGTTGATCTGACTGAGATCCATGGGCTGGGTCCGTCACTCGCATTGAAGCTCGTCGGCGAGTGCGGCAAGGATCTGAGGGCGTGGCCAACCGCCAAGCACTTCACCTCTTGGCTCTGCCTCGCACCCGGCAACAAAATCTCCGGTGGCAAGGTACTATCTTCACGCACGCGGAGATCCTCCAGCCGGGCAGCCGCACTACTGCGATTGGCAGCCACAACCGTGGGGCGGAGCGATACGGCGCTCGGAGCATTCTATCGCCGGCTGTCCTCACGCGCGGGCAAGTCGAAGGCGGTGACGGCGACCGCCCGCAAGATTGCAGTTTTATTCTACAACACACTCCGGCATGGCATGAGCTACAGGGATCCAGGTGCCGACCAATATGAGCGACAATATCGCAGCCGCGTCCTCGCTAACCTTCAGCGCCGGGCCAAATCGCTCGGCTTTGTCTTGCAGGCCATTCCGTGCAACGCCAATCAGGCTGTTTCTTAGGAAGGCCGCAGCCTACTTCGCGAAGGAAGCGACATGAAGTTCGCCTTCGTCGCGAAGCACCGGACGATCTGGCCGGTGGCATGGCTATGCGATGCGCTGGGAGTGTCGCGGTCGGGCTTCCATGCCTGGCTGAACCGCTCTCCCAGCGCCAGATCCCGCAGCGACGAGGAGCTCGGCGGCAAGGTCAAGGCCAGCTTCGCCGCCAGCGACCGCACCTATGGCGCACGCCGGGTGTGGCGTGACCTGCTCGCCGACGGGGCGGATTGCGGCCTGCACCGGATTGAGCGGCTGATGCGCCTGCAAGGCTTGCGGGCGCGGCCGCGACGTCGGCGCTTACCGAAGGACAGCGGCGATCGACAGCTCGAGACCGTACCGGCGAACCTCCTTGACCGGCAGTTCGCCGCCGAGCGGCCGAACCAGAAGTGGATCGCCGACTTCACCTATCTCTGGACGGCCGAAGGCTGGCTCTATGTCGCAGCGGTGATCGACCTGTTCTCACGCCGCGTGGTGGGCTGGTCGATGAGTGCCGCCATGACGGCACAGCTCGTGACGGACGCATTGTTGATGGCCGTCTGGCGGCGCGGCAAGCCGGATGCGCTGTTGCATCACTCCGACCAGGGCAGCCAGTACACCAGCGAGCAGTTCCAGCGCCTGATGGCCGACCACGGCATCGTTTGCAGCATGAGCCGCTCCGGCAACGTCTGGGACAACGCGGCGATGGAGAGCTTCTTCTCCTCGCTCAAGACCGAGCGTACGGCCAACAAGATTTATCAAACCAGAGATGAGGCACGCGCCGATGTGTTCGACTACATCGAACGATTTTACAACACGACCCGCAGGCACTCGACCATCGGCTATCTCAGCCCGGTTGAGTTCGAGCGCAAGGTGGGATTAGCTTAAGCGGGTGTCCATCAAACCGGCAGCAGCTCAGTTCGCGTCGGCTGCGGAGGGCTCGATCGTTGAGCTCAGCGAGTATGGTTATCTAAGCCACTCAGCATCTTGCCGCATCTTGTTTGAAATCCTGCGCAGCTGGTCAAAGATCGCTGAATTCCTGCGCTATTGTGGCGCTCGCGTCGCAGTATCGTTACGTACTTCCGATTAGAAAGCCGCTCCAGGCAGGCAGTTTTCAAATGAAGGTCGGAGTCCCCAAGGAAATCAAGGCGCACGAATATCGCGTGGGCCTTACCCCTGGAGCTGTCCGCGAATACGTGGCGGCGGGCCACCGCGTGATGATCGAGACCGATGCTGGCGCGGGCATTGGCGCGACGGATGAAGATTATCGCAACGCCGGCGCAACGATTCTGGCGTCCGCAGTCGAGGTATTCGCGTCGAGCGAGATGATCGCAAAGGTTAAGGAGCCTCAGCCGTCCGAATGGAGCCAGCTGCGGGAGAGCCAGATCCTCTTCACTTATCTGCATCTGGCCCCGGACCCCGAGCAGGCCAAGGGGCTCCTAAAATCTGGGTGCACCGAGATCGCCTATGAGACCGTAACTGATGAGCAAGGGGCCATTGCTGGCGCCTATGAGCGAGGTCGCGGATAGGCTTGCGATTGAAGGGGCGGGTAGCGCCCTGAGGCGTAGTGCTGGCGGACGAGGGCTGTTGATCGGTGGAGTGCCCGGTGTTCAGCCGGCCCGGATCGTGGTGATTGGAGGTCGCGTCGTTGGTACGCACGC
It includes:
- the hypD gene encoding hydrogenase formation protein HypD; this encodes MKYADEFRDKTLAQGIARAIGAEAGPHRAYRFMEFCGGHTHAISRYGLVDLLPANVRMIHGPGCPVCVLPASRIDMAIRLAERPGVILCVYGDLMRVPGSQGQSLLGAKALGADIRMVYSTIDAIRLAEQAPSRDVVFFAIGFETTTPPTAVMIRIAEKKRLKSLSVFCNHVLTPSAMHSILENPKIRNIGGGAIDGFVGPAHVSTIIGTRPYEPLAEQFGKPIVIAGFEPLDVMQAILMLVRQVNEGRCGVENQYSRAVTREGNQRAKDEVSQIFELREQFEWRGLGLVPKSGLKLKRAYARFDAEARFAMHELRVADNPACECCAILRGAKRPVDCKLFGTACTPENPIGACMVSSEGACAAYWTYGRVRDDQLGRLS
- a CDS encoding IS110 family transposase, whose translation is MLKTTTADRPELKPVNVGAAAIDIGSKMHMAAVNPACTDVPVRTFSTFTQDLHSLADWFKTCGVTSVAMESTGVYWIPVYEILEQRGFEVILVNARYAKNVPGRKTDVSDAAWLRQLHSYGLLRGSFRPDAEIATLRAYLRQRERLVEYAAAHIQHMQKALMEMNLQLHHVVSDITGATGMRIIRAIVAGERNPDVLATYRDVRCHSSTETIRAALIGNDREEHVFALTQSLELYDIYQAKMLDCDRKLEVLIAALSNREAKPVGKLSQPRVKTKQVNTPTFDVRTALYGVLGVDLTEIHGLGPSLALKLVGECGKDLRAWPTAKHFTSWLCLAPGNKISGGKVLSSRTRRSSSRAAALLRLAATTVGRSDTALGAFYRRLSSRAGKSKAVTATARKIAVLFYNTLRHGMSYRDPGADQYERQYRSRVLANLQRRAKSLGFVLQAIPCNANQAVS